The Ischnura elegans chromosome 1, ioIscEleg1.1, whole genome shotgun sequence genome contains a region encoding:
- the LOC124153333 gene encoding putative gustatory receptor 28b encodes MIFDHRNRKSDRLPSTSENKPHYLTFYLLILSFQLLVYLSRIVNVCYSCHRVCSTAARTHVLLQEFQSQEMEDSASKELNIFCTQMESRSFEFSAAGFFVVDLKLLHSILGSLFTYLVILIQFQTP; translated from the exons ATGATCTTCGACCACCGAAACAGGAAGAGCGACCGACTTCCGAGCACTTCAGAGAATAAACCCCACTACCTAACCTTCTACCTCCTCATCTTGTCCTTTCAGCTCCTTGTGTACCTCAGTCGGATTGTGAACGTCTGCTACTCATGTCACCGCGTTTGCAGTACG GCAGCCAGGACTCACGTTCTTCTTCAGGAATTCCAAAGCCAAGAAATGGAAGATAGTGCTTCTAAAGAG TTGAACATATTCTGCACTCAGATGGAATCCAGAAGCTTTGAATTCAGCGCCGCAGGATTTTTTGTGGTGGACCTTAAACTACTTCATTCG ATTCTGGGATCTCTGTTCACCTACCTAGTCATTTTAATCCAGTTCCAGACTCCGTAA